The following proteins are encoded in a genomic region of Oncorhynchus kisutch isolate 150728-3 linkage group LG18, Okis_V2, whole genome shotgun sequence:
- the LOC109909864 gene encoding corticoliberin-1-like, giving the protein MKLNLLVTTVVLLVAFLPRYECRAVESPDDVQRSTAPQPDAQQQSLPLLTRLGEEYYIRLGNGNRNSAASAPKVMHPEGSPAVYNRALQLQLTQRLLQGKVGDINRFISGFANQLDDSMERGRRSDDPPISLDLTFHMLRQMMEMSRAEQLQQQAHSNRKMMEIFGK; this is encoded by the coding sequence ATGAAGCTCAATTTACTTGTCACCACCGTGGTTCTGCTGGTTGCCTTCTTACCGCGCTATGAATGTAGGGCTGTCGAGAGCCCTGACGATGTACAGCGCTCCACCGCTCCACAGCCCGACGCGCAGCAACAGTCTCTTCCCCTCCTGACGCGACTCGGAGAGGAATACTACATCCGACTGGGCAACGGGAACCGCAACTCTGCCGCGTCCGCACCGAAAGTCATGCACCCCGAGGGCTCCCCAGCGGTCTACAACAGAGCCTTGCAGCTCCAGCTGACGCAGCGCCTTCTACAAGGCAAAGTTGGGGACATCAATAGGTTCATCAGCGGCTTCGCGAACCAGCTCGACGACtcgatggagagggggaggaggtccgACGACCCGCCGATATCTCTAGATCTTACGTTCCACATGCTTCGACAGATGATGGAGATGTCCAGAGCTGAACAGTTACAGCAACAAGCCCATAGCAACAGAAAAATGATGGAGATCTTCGGGAAATGA